GTCGCTGGATATCCGTTACGTGATCGCGGAGTTCGCCGGGATACGCGCGTCGGGATATCCCGACCGCGACTTTATTATCGAGGCCTCCGTCAAGCCGCGCGGGCTTCTGAATATCGCGGGCATCGAATCGCCCGGGTTTGTTTCCGCCCCGGCTATCGCCGCGCATGCGGTGGAGCTTCTCCGAGGGAACGGGTTTGCGCTCCGCGAAAGGGGCGGGTGGAACCCCATACGGGAGCCGCGCCCGGTGTTCCGTGAGATGTCCCATGCGGAGCGCGCGGAGATCACGAAGGCCGACCCCGCATACGGGCGGATTATCTGCCGGTGCGAGGATGTGACCGAGGCGGAAGTCCTTTCCGCCATCCGTTCGATAGTCCCCGCGCGAAGTTACGACGCGATCAAGAGGAGGACATGGCTGGGCACGGGGCGATGCCAGGGCGGGTTCGATTACCCGCGCGTCATCGAACTGCTCGCGGAGGAATTGGGTATCCCGGTGACCGAAGTGACGAAGTCCGGGGGGAAGTCGCGGTTTATTTACCGCGCTACAAAGGATATAAACAATGCATGATAGATTCGGTGTCGCCGTAATCGGCGGGGGGCCGGGCGGATTGGCCGCCGCTATCGAGGCCCGGCGGAACGACGCGGGCCGCGTGCTCGTAATCGAGCGCAACGAGCGTCCGGGCGGCATACTCCCGCAGTGTATCCATAACGGCTTCGGGGGAGATATATTCGGGCAGGACCTGCCCGGCCCGTTGTACGCGCAACGCTTTATCGACGAAGCCGTACAGAACGGGGTGGAGTTCCAAAGCGATACAATGGTGATGGGGCTGGACAGCGATTTAACTATCCATGCCGCGAGCCGCCGGAACGGGTATATCGCGCTAAAAGCGGGAGCGGTCGTCCTCGCGATGGGGTGCAGGGAACGCACGCGCGCGCAGGTACGGCTTCCGGGGACACGCCCGGCGGGGGTGTTCACAGCGGGCACTGTCCAGCGCCTCGTGAATATCGAGGGATATATGCCCGGCAAACGGTTCGTCATACTCGGCTCCGGCGATATAGGGATGATTATGGCGCGGCGGCTGACTATCGAGGGCGCGGGGGTGGTCAAGGTGATCGAGATACTCCCGTTCCTCACCGGACTGCGCCGGAACTATGTGCAATGCCTGCGCGATTTCGATATCCCTCTCGAATTGTCGACTACAGTCAACCGGATTATCGGGCGTGAACGTCTCGAGGCGGTCGAGACAGTCCGGGTCGACCCCGAACTGAAGCCCATACCCGGCACGGAGGCGATGATTCCATGCGACTCCCTGCTGTTATCGGTCGGGCTGATACCCGAGAACGAGCTTTCCCTGCGCGCGGGTGTGGAACTCGATCCTGTCACGGGCGGGCCGAAGGTCGACGAGCGGATGGCGACGAACATGCCGGGGATATTCGCCGCGGGGAACGTAGTCACAATCTACGATCTCGCGGACGAGGTGAGCAAGGCGGGATATATCGCCGGACGCTCGGCTGCGGAGTACGCGCGGAACGGGCACGGTGGCGGCGGCGATACGGTCGATATCGTGCCGGGCGAGAATGTCCGCGGCGTTGTGCCGCATCGGGTCAATATCCGCGAAGGGTTGGATACCGGTGTCGTCCTGTCGTTTCGGGTATCCCGTCCTATCGAGGGTAAGGCGGTGATCGAGGTCATGCACGGGGATACGCTGGCGGCGAGCGTCAGAAAACCGTTCGCGCGTCCCGCCGAGATGCTGAGCGTCCATGTGAAATTGAAGGAAATAAACCGTTCAGATAAAAATATTACAGTGAATGTCCGCGCGGCGGATGGGGAATAATATGCCGGAAGAAAAACGCGAATTCGTGTGCATCAGTTGTCCGAGGGGATGCGAGATTACGACGGTACTCGACGGGAAATCGATCGTC
This genomic interval from Brevinematales bacterium contains the following:
- a CDS encoding FAD-dependent oxidoreductase, which produces MHDRFGVAVIGGGPGGLAAAIEARRNDAGRVLVIERNERPGGILPQCIHNGFGGDIFGQDLPGPLYAQRFIDEAVQNGVEFQSDTMVMGLDSDLTIHAASRRNGYIALKAGAVVLAMGCRERTRAQVRLPGTRPAGVFTAGTVQRLVNIEGYMPGKRFVILGSGDIGMIMARRLTIEGAGVVKVIEILPFLTGLRRNYVQCLRDFDIPLELSTTVNRIIGRERLEAVETVRVDPELKPIPGTEAMIPCDSLLLSVGLIPENELSLRAGVELDPVTGGPKVDERMATNMPGIFAAGNVVTIYDLADEVSKAGYIAGRSAAEYARNGHGGGGDTVDIVPGENVRGVVPHRVNIREGLDTGVVLSFRVSRPIEGKAVIEVMHGDTLAASVRKPFARPAEMLSVHVKLKEINRSDKNITVNVRAADGE